From one Neofelis nebulosa isolate mNeoNeb1 chromosome 4, mNeoNeb1.pri, whole genome shotgun sequence genomic stretch:
- the ISYNA1 gene encoding inositol-3-phosphate synthase 1 isoform X1 — MMGMGTLRPSGIPQARDASRDGCPCPMFQLSAMEATAEFVVESPDVVYGPDAIEAQYEYRTTCVSREGGVLKVYPTSTRFTFRTVRQVPRLGVMLVGWGGNNGSTLTAAVLANRLRLSWPTRTGRKEANYYGSLTQAGTVSLGLDAEGQEVFVPFSALLPMVAPDDLVFDGWDISSVNLAEAMRRAQVLDWGLQEQLWPHMESLRPRPSVYIPEFIAANQSARADNLILGTRAQQLEQIRRDIRDFRSSAGLDKVIVLWTANTERFCEVVPGLNDTAENLLRTIQLGLEVSPSTLFAVASILEGCAFLNGSPQNTLVPGALELARQRRVFVGGDDFKSGQTKVKSVLVDFLIGSGLKTMSIVSYNHLGNNDGQNLSAPPQFRSKEVSKSSVVDDMVQSNPVLYAPGEEPDHCVVIKYVPYVGDSKRALDEYTSELMLGGTNTLVLHNTCEDSLLAAPIMLDLVLLTELCQRVSFCTDADPEPQSFHSVLSLLSFLFKAPLVPPGSPVVNALFRQRSCIENILRACVGLPPQNHMLLEHKMERPGLTRGGPVVAACPVPCKKGPAPTAPNGCTGDANGHSQVEAPQMPTT; from the exons ATGATGGGGATGGGGACGCTGAGGCCCAGTGGAATCCCACAGGCCCGGGATGCCAGCAGGGATGGCTGTCCTTGTCCCATGTTCCAG CTCTCCGCGATGGAGGCCACAGCCGAGTTCGTGGTCGAAAGCCCCGACGTGGTCTACGGCCCTGACGCCATCGAGGCTCAGTACGAGTACCGGACAACGTGCGTCAGCCGCGAGGGCGGTGTCCTCAAG GTATACCCCACGTCCACGCGCTTCACCTTCCGGACCGTCCGGCAGGTGCCCCGGCTCGGGGTCATGCTCGTCGGCTGGGGTGGGAACAACGGCTCCACGCTCACCGCTGCCGTGCTGGCCAACCGGCTGCGCCTGTCCTGGCCCACGCGCACCGGCCGCAAG GAGGCCAACTACTACGGCTCGCTGACGCAGGCCGGCACCGTTAGCCTGGGCTTGGACGCCGAGGGCCAGGAGGTGTTCGTGCCCTTCAGCGCACTGCTGCCCATGGTGGCACCCGACGACCTCGTGTTCGACG GCTGGGACATATCATCCGTGAACCTGGCTGAGGCCATGCGGCGCGCGCAAGTATTGGATTGGGGACTGCAGGAGCAACTGTGGCCACACATGGAGTCCCTCCGCCCCCGGCCCTCTGTCTACATCCCCGAGTTCATCGCCGCTAACCAGAGTGCGCGTGCGGACAACCTCATACTTGGCACTCGCGCCCAGCAG TTGGAGCAGATCCGCAGGGACATCCGTGACTTCCGGTCCAGCGCTGGGCTCGACAAAGTCATCGTCCTGTGGACAGCGAACACGGAGCGCTTCTGCGAAGTGGTCCCAGGCCTCAATGACACTGCTGAGAACTTGCTGCGTACCATCCAG CTGGGCCTGGAGGTGTCGCCCTCCACTCTCTTCGCTGTGGCCAGCATCTTGGAGGGCTGTGCCTTCCTCAACGGGTCCCCGCAGAACACGCTGGTACCCGGGGCCCTCGAGCTTGCACGTCAGCGACGCGTCTTCGTGGGTGGAGACGACTTCAAGTCAGGACAGACCAAGGTCAAGTCCGTACTGGTGGACTTCCTTATCGGCTCCGGCCTCAAG ACCATGTCCATCGTGAGCTACAACCACCTGGGCAACAACGACGGGCAGAACCTGTCGGCGCCGCCACAGTTCCGCTCCAAGGAGGTGTCCAAGAGCAGCGTGGTGGATGACATGGTGCAGAGCAACCCGGTGCTCTACGCACCCGGCGAGGAGCCCGACCACTGC GTGGTCATCAAGTACGTGCCGTACGTGGGCGACAGCAAGCGTGCGTTGGATGAGTACACGTCGGAGCTGATGCTGGGCGGCACCAACACGCTGGTGCTGCACAACACGTGCGAG GACTCGCTTCTGGCCGCGCCCATCATGCTAGACCTGGTGCTGCTGACCGAACTGTGCCAGCGAGTGAGCTTCTGCACCGACGCCGACCCCGAGCCGCAGAGCTTCCACTCGGTGCTGTCGCTGCTCAGCTTCCTCTTCAAGGCGCCGCTAGTGCCCCCGGGCAGCCCGGTGGTCAATGCGCTCTTCCGCCAGCGCAGCTGCATCGAGAATATCCTCAG GGCCTGTGTGGGGCTCCCGCCACAGAACCACATGCTTCTGGAGCACAAGATGGAACGCCCCGGCCTCACGCGAGGGGGGCCCGTGGTCGCTGCCTGCCCTGTGCCTTGCAAGAAGGGACCGGCGCCAACTGCCCCCAACGGCTGTACGGGTGATGCCAACGGGCACTCGCAGGTTGAGGCACCCCAGATGCCCACCACTTAA
- the ISYNA1 gene encoding inositol-3-phosphate synthase 1 isoform X2, with product MMGMGTLRPSGIPQARDASRDGCPCPMFQLSAMEATAEFVVESPDVVYGPDAIEAQYEYRTTCVSREGGVLKEANYYGSLTQAGTVSLGLDAEGQEVFVPFSALLPMVAPDDLVFDGWDISSVNLAEAMRRAQVLDWGLQEQLWPHMESLRPRPSVYIPEFIAANQSARADNLILGTRAQQLEQIRRDIRDFRSSAGLDKVIVLWTANTERFCEVVPGLNDTAENLLRTIQLGLEVSPSTLFAVASILEGCAFLNGSPQNTLVPGALELARQRRVFVGGDDFKSGQTKVKSVLVDFLIGSGLKTMSIVSYNHLGNNDGQNLSAPPQFRSKEVSKSSVVDDMVQSNPVLYAPGEEPDHCVVIKYVPYVGDSKRALDEYTSELMLGGTNTLVLHNTCEDSLLAAPIMLDLVLLTELCQRVSFCTDADPEPQSFHSVLSLLSFLFKAPLVPPGSPVVNALFRQRSCIENILRACVGLPPQNHMLLEHKMERPGLTRGGPVVAACPVPCKKGPAPTAPNGCTGDANGHSQVEAPQMPTT from the exons ATGATGGGGATGGGGACGCTGAGGCCCAGTGGAATCCCACAGGCCCGGGATGCCAGCAGGGATGGCTGTCCTTGTCCCATGTTCCAG CTCTCCGCGATGGAGGCCACAGCCGAGTTCGTGGTCGAAAGCCCCGACGTGGTCTACGGCCCTGACGCCATCGAGGCTCAGTACGAGTACCGGACAACGTGCGTCAGCCGCGAGGGCGGTGTCCTCAAG GAGGCCAACTACTACGGCTCGCTGACGCAGGCCGGCACCGTTAGCCTGGGCTTGGACGCCGAGGGCCAGGAGGTGTTCGTGCCCTTCAGCGCACTGCTGCCCATGGTGGCACCCGACGACCTCGTGTTCGACG GCTGGGACATATCATCCGTGAACCTGGCTGAGGCCATGCGGCGCGCGCAAGTATTGGATTGGGGACTGCAGGAGCAACTGTGGCCACACATGGAGTCCCTCCGCCCCCGGCCCTCTGTCTACATCCCCGAGTTCATCGCCGCTAACCAGAGTGCGCGTGCGGACAACCTCATACTTGGCACTCGCGCCCAGCAG TTGGAGCAGATCCGCAGGGACATCCGTGACTTCCGGTCCAGCGCTGGGCTCGACAAAGTCATCGTCCTGTGGACAGCGAACACGGAGCGCTTCTGCGAAGTGGTCCCAGGCCTCAATGACACTGCTGAGAACTTGCTGCGTACCATCCAG CTGGGCCTGGAGGTGTCGCCCTCCACTCTCTTCGCTGTGGCCAGCATCTTGGAGGGCTGTGCCTTCCTCAACGGGTCCCCGCAGAACACGCTGGTACCCGGGGCCCTCGAGCTTGCACGTCAGCGACGCGTCTTCGTGGGTGGAGACGACTTCAAGTCAGGACAGACCAAGGTCAAGTCCGTACTGGTGGACTTCCTTATCGGCTCCGGCCTCAAG ACCATGTCCATCGTGAGCTACAACCACCTGGGCAACAACGACGGGCAGAACCTGTCGGCGCCGCCACAGTTCCGCTCCAAGGAGGTGTCCAAGAGCAGCGTGGTGGATGACATGGTGCAGAGCAACCCGGTGCTCTACGCACCCGGCGAGGAGCCCGACCACTGC GTGGTCATCAAGTACGTGCCGTACGTGGGCGACAGCAAGCGTGCGTTGGATGAGTACACGTCGGAGCTGATGCTGGGCGGCACCAACACGCTGGTGCTGCACAACACGTGCGAG GACTCGCTTCTGGCCGCGCCCATCATGCTAGACCTGGTGCTGCTGACCGAACTGTGCCAGCGAGTGAGCTTCTGCACCGACGCCGACCCCGAGCCGCAGAGCTTCCACTCGGTGCTGTCGCTGCTCAGCTTCCTCTTCAAGGCGCCGCTAGTGCCCCCGGGCAGCCCGGTGGTCAATGCGCTCTTCCGCCAGCGCAGCTGCATCGAGAATATCCTCAG GGCCTGTGTGGGGCTCCCGCCACAGAACCACATGCTTCTGGAGCACAAGATGGAACGCCCCGGCCTCACGCGAGGGGGGCCCGTGGTCGCTGCCTGCCCTGTGCCTTGCAAGAAGGGACCGGCGCCAACTGCCCCCAACGGCTGTACGGGTGATGCCAACGGGCACTCGCAGGTTGAGGCACCCCAGATGCCCACCACTTAA
- the ISYNA1 gene encoding inositol-3-phosphate synthase 1 isoform X3 → MVAPDDLVFDGWDISSVNLAEAMRRAQVLDWGLQEQLWPHMESLRPRPSVYIPEFIAANQSARADNLILGTRAQQLEQIRRDIRDFRSSAGLDKVIVLWTANTERFCEVVPGLNDTAENLLRTIQLGLEVSPSTLFAVASILEGCAFLNGSPQNTLVPGALELARQRRVFVGGDDFKSGQTKVKSVLVDFLIGSGLKTMSIVSYNHLGNNDGQNLSAPPQFRSKEVSKSSVVDDMVQSNPVLYAPGEEPDHCVVIKYVPYVGDSKRALDEYTSELMLGGTNTLVLHNTCEDSLLAAPIMLDLVLLTELCQRVSFCTDADPEPQSFHSVLSLLSFLFKAPLVPPGSPVVNALFRQRSCIENILRACVGLPPQNHMLLEHKMERPGLTRGGPVVAACPVPCKKGPAPTAPNGCTGDANGHSQVEAPQMPTT, encoded by the exons ATGGTGGCACCCGACGACCTCGTGTTCGACG GCTGGGACATATCATCCGTGAACCTGGCTGAGGCCATGCGGCGCGCGCAAGTATTGGATTGGGGACTGCAGGAGCAACTGTGGCCACACATGGAGTCCCTCCGCCCCCGGCCCTCTGTCTACATCCCCGAGTTCATCGCCGCTAACCAGAGTGCGCGTGCGGACAACCTCATACTTGGCACTCGCGCCCAGCAG TTGGAGCAGATCCGCAGGGACATCCGTGACTTCCGGTCCAGCGCTGGGCTCGACAAAGTCATCGTCCTGTGGACAGCGAACACGGAGCGCTTCTGCGAAGTGGTCCCAGGCCTCAATGACACTGCTGAGAACTTGCTGCGTACCATCCAG CTGGGCCTGGAGGTGTCGCCCTCCACTCTCTTCGCTGTGGCCAGCATCTTGGAGGGCTGTGCCTTCCTCAACGGGTCCCCGCAGAACACGCTGGTACCCGGGGCCCTCGAGCTTGCACGTCAGCGACGCGTCTTCGTGGGTGGAGACGACTTCAAGTCAGGACAGACCAAGGTCAAGTCCGTACTGGTGGACTTCCTTATCGGCTCCGGCCTCAAG ACCATGTCCATCGTGAGCTACAACCACCTGGGCAACAACGACGGGCAGAACCTGTCGGCGCCGCCACAGTTCCGCTCCAAGGAGGTGTCCAAGAGCAGCGTGGTGGATGACATGGTGCAGAGCAACCCGGTGCTCTACGCACCCGGCGAGGAGCCCGACCACTGC GTGGTCATCAAGTACGTGCCGTACGTGGGCGACAGCAAGCGTGCGTTGGATGAGTACACGTCGGAGCTGATGCTGGGCGGCACCAACACGCTGGTGCTGCACAACACGTGCGAG GACTCGCTTCTGGCCGCGCCCATCATGCTAGACCTGGTGCTGCTGACCGAACTGTGCCAGCGAGTGAGCTTCTGCACCGACGCCGACCCCGAGCCGCAGAGCTTCCACTCGGTGCTGTCGCTGCTCAGCTTCCTCTTCAAGGCGCCGCTAGTGCCCCCGGGCAGCCCGGTGGTCAATGCGCTCTTCCGCCAGCGCAGCTGCATCGAGAATATCCTCAG GGCCTGTGTGGGGCTCCCGCCACAGAACCACATGCTTCTGGAGCACAAGATGGAACGCCCCGGCCTCACGCGAGGGGGGCCCGTGGTCGCTGCCTGCCCTGTGCCTTGCAAGAAGGGACCGGCGCCAACTGCCCCCAACGGCTGTACGGGTGATGCCAACGGGCACTCGCAGGTTGAGGCACCCCAGATGCCCACCACTTAA